One Bacillus solimangrovi DNA segment encodes these proteins:
- the pfkA gene encoding 6-phosphofructokinase: MRKIGVLTSGGDAPGMNAAVRAVVRKGIHHGIEVYGIYHGYSGLMNGDIKKLEVGSVGDIVHRGGTMLYSARSEEFKTPEGQQKGIEQLRKHGIEGLVVIGGDGSFQGAKKLTEQGFPCIGVPGTIDNDIPGTDFTIGFDTALNTVLGAIDKIRDTATSHDRTYVIETMGRNAGDIALWAGLAGGAESILIPEVEYKMNDIIERLNRAYNRGKKHSIIIVAEGVGSGVEIGKEIQERTSFETRVSVLGYIQRGGSPTAADRMLASRLGARAVELLMNGKEGRMVGIQDNQLVDHDIIDALSQKHSIDHGVYTLSNELSI, from the coding sequence ATGAGGAAGATTGGGGTACTTACTAGCGGCGGAGATGCTCCTGGGATGAATGCAGCTGTTCGAGCAGTTGTACGAAAAGGAATTCATCATGGGATTGAAGTGTATGGAATTTACCATGGATATAGCGGACTTATGAACGGTGATATTAAAAAGCTCGAAGTAGGTTCAGTAGGTGACATTGTACACCGAGGTGGAACAATGCTTTATTCAGCTCGTTCTGAAGAGTTCAAGACTCCAGAAGGTCAACAAAAAGGTATTGAACAGTTAAGGAAACATGGTATAGAAGGATTAGTTGTTATCGGTGGAGATGGATCATTTCAAGGTGCAAAAAAATTAACTGAGCAAGGTTTTCCGTGTATAGGAGTTCCTGGTACGATTGATAATGATATTCCAGGAACAGACTTTACGATAGGCTTCGATACAGCTCTTAACACAGTCCTCGGGGCTATTGATAAAATTCGTGATACTGCAACGTCACATGATCGTACATACGTGATTGAAACAATGGGACGTAATGCAGGAGATATTGCATTATGGGCTGGTTTAGCAGGTGGTGCTGAATCTATCCTTATCCCTGAAGTAGAATATAAAATGAATGATATTATTGAGCGATTAAATCGTGCTTATAATCGTGGTAAAAAACATAGTATTATTATCGTTGCTGAAGGAGTAGGCAGCGGAGTTGAGATTGGTAAAGAAATTCAAGAACGAACAAGTTTTGAAACAAGAGTCAGTGTGCTTGGTTACATTCAACGTGGTGGTTCACCTACTGCTGCTGACCGTATGTTAGCAAGTCGCTTAGGAGCGAGAGCAGTTGAGTTACTAATGAATGGTAAGGAAGGTCGCATGGTTGGTATTCAAGACAATCAACTTGTAGATCACGACATCATTGATGCCTTATCACAAAAGCACTCAATTGACCACGGCGTATATACGTTATCAAATGAGTTATCAATCTAA
- a CDS encoding FxsA family protein, giving the protein MRYILPFLIIVPAFEIGLLILSGNTLGVWPTILLIILTGVTGAWLAKKEGLQTLQLAQIQLQNGQLPNEAIMDGICILIGGVVLLTPGFITDALGFMLLLPLSRGVIKIWLRKVIQRMIDRGQIHITRRF; this is encoded by the coding sequence CTGAGGTATATACTCCCATTCTTGATAATTGTACCGGCTTTTGAAATTGGTTTATTAATCTTGTCAGGCAATACATTAGGTGTCTGGCCAACAATTTTATTAATAATCTTAACTGGTGTTACAGGTGCATGGCTCGCAAAAAAAGAAGGTCTCCAGACTCTACAACTTGCTCAAATACAGTTGCAAAATGGACAACTACCTAATGAAGCTATCATGGATGGAATATGTATCCTTATAGGAGGAGTTGTTCTATTAACACCAGGCTTTATTACAGATGCATTAGGATTTATGTTGCTTCTACCTTTATCACGAGGTGTCATTAAGATTTGGTTAAGGAAAGTTATTCAACGGATGATTGATCGAGGGCAAATTCATATCACGCGTCGTTTCTAA
- the citZ gene encoding citrate synthase produces MTTTRGLEGIVATQSSVSSIIDDQLTYAGFDIDDLAENASFEEVIYLLWHGKLPNKEELDELKGQLAEEAQIPQEIVNHFKSYDLNTVHPMAALRTAISMLGLFDSEADVMDEDANYRKAIRLQAKLPSVVAAFSRIRKGQEPVAPRKDLTIAANFLYMLNGEEPESIAEEAINKALVLHADHELNASTFTARVCVATLSDVYSGVTAAIGALKGPLHGGANERVMKMLSEINEVENVEGYVQRAFENKEKIMGFGHRVYRQGDPRAKHLRAMSKELTNITGETKWYEMSTKMEGIVTAEKGLPPNVDFYSASVYHSLGIDHDLFTPIFAVSRVSGWLAHILEQYSNNRLIRPRAEYIGPQKQEYVRLENR; encoded by the coding sequence ATGACAACAACACGTGGTCTTGAAGGGATTGTGGCAACACAATCATCTGTTAGTTCAATCATCGATGACCAATTAACTTATGCAGGATTTGATATCGATGATTTAGCGGAGAATGCAAGCTTTGAGGAAGTTATTTATTTACTTTGGCACGGCAAGCTTCCGAACAAAGAAGAACTTGACGAACTAAAAGGTCAATTAGCAGAGGAAGCTCAAATTCCTCAAGAAATTGTTAATCATTTTAAATCCTATGACTTAAATACTGTACATCCAATGGCTGCTCTTCGTACTGCTATTTCAATGCTCGGATTGTTTGATTCTGAAGCAGACGTAATGGATGAAGATGCAAACTATCGTAAGGCGATTCGTCTTCAAGCAAAGCTTCCATCAGTAGTGGCAGCATTTTCTCGCATCAGAAAGGGACAAGAACCTGTAGCACCACGCAAAGATCTAACAATCGCTGCAAACTTCTTGTACATGCTTAATGGTGAAGAGCCGGAGAGTATTGCTGAAGAGGCAATTAACAAAGCGCTTGTCTTACATGCGGACCATGAACTTAATGCGTCTACATTTACTGCGCGTGTATGTGTGGCAACATTATCAGATGTATATTCTGGAGTAACAGCTGCAATCGGTGCATTAAAAGGTCCATTACATGGTGGAGCAAATGAACGAGTAATGAAGATGTTATCAGAGATTAACGAAGTTGAAAATGTAGAAGGCTACGTACAACGTGCTTTCGAAAATAAAGAAAAAATCATGGGCTTCGGGCATCGTGTGTATCGTCAAGGCGACCCACGTGCGAAGCATTTAAGAGCAATGTCAAAAGAACTGACAAATATTACAGGTGAAACTAAGTGGTACGAAATGTCTACCAAGATGGAAGGTATTGTAACTGCTGAAAAGGGACTACCACCAAATGTAGATTTTTATTCTGCATCAGTTTATCATAGCTTAGGCATCGATCATGATTTGTTCACACCGATATTTGCAGTAAGTCGTGTATCAGGTTGGTTAGCTCATATACTTGAGCAATATTCAAATAACCGCCTTATCCGTCCTCGCGCAGAATATATTGGGCCACAAAAGCAAGAGTATGTACGATTAGAAAATAGATAA
- a CDS encoding MaoC family dehydratase: MLMNKMRKQGRKIDEISVGERLVLTEKVEDKDLLLYLGLTNDANPLYIQHDYASRTPMKQPLIPPVMLIGIITSAVSKYLPGPGSMIRSQQVSFPNPAYHYAKLEFEFEVLKVIEEDHLIVIGLNGKDDQDNVVIEGTMDVCPPHSFEPMAGRMLDNF; encoded by the coding sequence ATGCTAATGAACAAGATGAGAAAACAAGGTCGTAAGATCGACGAGATATCGGTTGGAGAACGACTTGTTTTAACTGAAAAGGTTGAAGATAAGGACTTGCTCCTATATTTAGGTCTTACAAATGATGCAAATCCATTATATATTCAGCATGATTATGCTTCACGTACACCAATGAAACAACCGTTAATCCCTCCTGTCATGTTAATTGGTATTATAACTTCAGCTGTCTCAAAGTATTTACCAGGGCCAGGTAGTATGATTCGTTCACAACAAGTATCATTTCCAAATCCTGCGTATCATTATGCAAAGTTAGAATTCGAGTTTGAAGTTCTCAAAGTGATAGAAGAAGATCATCTTATTGTCATTGGATTAAATGGTAAAGATGATCAAGATAATGTTGTTATCGAAGGGACGATGGATGTTTGTCCTCCACACTCTTTTGAACCTATGGCAGGTAGAATGTTAGATAATTTCTAA
- the icd gene encoding NADP-dependent isocitrate dehydrogenase: MTQGERISVVNGELKVPNHAIIPYIEGDGIGPDIWAAASRVLEAAVEKAYNGEKKLVWKEVLAGEKAHTQTGEWLPAETLDVIREYIIAIKGPLTTPIGGGIRSLNVALRQELDLFACVRPVRHFDKVPSPVKRPEDVDMVIFRENTEDIYAGIEYQKGSDEVQKIVNFLRDEMNVQKIRFPETSGIGIKPVSEEGTKRLVRASIQYALDNNRKSVTLVHKGNIMKFTEGAFKNWGYEVAEQEFGDKVFTWAEYDRIVEAEGKEAANKAQDAAVEAGKIIVKDSIADIFLQQILTRPKEFDVVATMNLNGDYISDALAAQVGGIGIAPGANINYETGHAIFEATHGTAPKYAGLDKVNPSSVILSGVLMLEHLGWFEAAKLVTDSMEKTIGSKVVTYDFARLMEGATEVKCSEFGNELIKNME; this comes from the coding sequence TTGACACAAGGTGAACGTATTTCAGTAGTAAATGGAGAGTTAAAAGTACCAAATCATGCTATCATTCCTTATATCGAAGGTGACGGTATTGGTCCTGATATTTGGGCTGCCGCTTCACGTGTATTAGAAGCAGCAGTAGAAAAAGCTTACAATGGAGAAAAGAAGCTAGTATGGAAAGAGGTTCTTGCTGGTGAGAAAGCACATACTCAAACAGGCGAGTGGCTTCCAGCAGAAACTTTAGATGTTATTAGAGAGTACATCATTGCAATTAAAGGTCCTCTTACGACTCCAATTGGTGGAGGCATTCGGTCATTGAATGTTGCGTTACGTCAAGAGTTAGATTTATTTGCATGTGTACGTCCTGTACGTCATTTTGATAAAGTTCCTTCACCAGTAAAGCGACCTGAAGATGTAGATATGGTTATTTTCCGTGAGAATACAGAGGATATCTACGCTGGTATTGAGTACCAAAAAGGTTCTGATGAGGTTCAGAAAATCGTTAATTTCCTTCGTGATGAAATGAATGTACAAAAAATTCGTTTCCCAGAAACATCTGGAATTGGAATTAAACCAGTTTCTGAAGAAGGTACAAAACGTCTTGTACGTGCTTCGATTCAATATGCACTTGATAATAACCGTAAGAGTGTGACATTAGTACACAAAGGTAACATCATGAAGTTTACTGAGGGTGCATTTAAAAATTGGGGTTATGAAGTAGCTGAACAAGAATTCGGAGATAAAGTATTCACGTGGGCTGAATATGACCGTATTGTTGAAGCAGAAGGTAAAGAAGCTGCAAATAAAGCACAAGATGCTGCTGTTGAAGCTGGCAAAATTATTGTGAAAGATTCAATTGCAGATATCTTCTTGCAACAAATTCTAACTCGTCCAAAAGAGTTCGATGTTGTAGCAACGATGAACCTAAATGGTGACTATATTTCTGACGCACTTGCTGCACAAGTAGGTGGTATCGGAATTGCACCAGGTGCAAACATTAACTACGAGACTGGTCATGCAATCTTTGAAGCTACTCATGGTACAGCACCTAAATATGCTGGCTTAGATAAGGTTAATCCTTCATCTGTTATTCTTTCAGGAGTATTAATGTTAGAACACCTTGGCTGGTTTGAAGCTGCTAAATTAGTAACTGATTCAATGGAAAAAACAATTGGTAGTAAAGTTGTAACATATGATTTCGCGCGTCTTATGGAAGGTGCTACTGAAGTTAAATGCTCTGAATTTGGGAATGAATTAATTAAGAACATGGAATAA
- the pyk gene encoding pyruvate kinase, protein MRKTKIVCTIGPASESPEKLGELIEAGMNVARLNFSHGDHEEHAARIKNIREVAERLNKTVAILLDTKGPEIRTHNMKDGEITLQTNSEVRISMEEVLGDEERFSVTYPGLVEDVDTGSKILLDDGLIELEVLRIEDGEVVTKVLNSGVLKNKKGVNVPNVSVNLPGITDKDADDIRFGIEQGVDFIAASFIRRASDVLEIRQLLEKHNADIHIIPKIENREGVDNIDDILEISDGLMVARGDLGVEIPAEEVPLVQKDLIKKCNMLGKPVITATQMLDSMQRNPRPTRAEASDVANAIFDGTDAIMLSGETAAGKYPVEAVKTMNNIASKAETAIPYREILTNRSREIGQTITEAISQSVAHTALNLGVTAIVAPTESGYTARMISKYRPKSPIVAVTFSAETRRKLSLVWGVLPQVASSTKSTDELLETAVQESLHSGVVNTGDLIVITAGVPVGETGTTNLMKVHVVGDSIARGQGIGRKSATGKVVVVRNVQEAEKVTEGSVIVAYGTDRDMMDAIKKSVAVITEEGGLTSHAAVVGLSLGIPVIVGVTDAVNKFEEGQEITVDAIRGDIYNGQMNVL, encoded by the coding sequence ATGCGTAAAACGAAGATTGTATGTACAATTGGTCCAGCTAGTGAAAGTCCAGAAAAGTTAGGTGAATTAATTGAAGCAGGTATGAATGTTGCTAGACTGAACTTTTCACATGGGGATCATGAGGAGCATGCAGCACGTATTAAAAATATTCGCGAAGTAGCAGAGCGTTTAAATAAAACAGTCGCAATTCTTCTTGATACGAAAGGTCCTGAAATTCGTACTCACAATATGAAAGATGGTGAAATTACACTTCAAACAAATTCTGAAGTGCGTATTTCAATGGAAGAAGTGCTCGGTGATGAAGAACGTTTTTCAGTCACATATCCTGGCCTAGTAGAAGATGTTGATACAGGCTCTAAAATTCTACTAGACGATGGTTTAATTGAACTAGAAGTTTTGCGTATTGAAGACGGTGAAGTTGTAACAAAGGTCTTAAATTCGGGAGTATTGAAAAATAAAAAAGGTGTTAACGTACCTAATGTAAGTGTCAACTTACCAGGTATTACCGATAAAGATGCAGATGATATCCGCTTCGGTATTGAGCAAGGTGTTGATTTTATTGCAGCATCATTTATTCGTCGTGCGTCTGATGTATTAGAAATTCGACAACTATTAGAGAAGCATAATGCAGACATTCACATCATTCCTAAAATTGAAAATCGTGAAGGTGTGGACAACATTGATGATATTTTAGAGATTTCTGATGGATTAATGGTTGCACGTGGTGATTTAGGTGTAGAAATCCCGGCTGAAGAAGTACCACTAGTTCAAAAGGATTTAATTAAAAAATGTAACATGTTAGGTAAACCAGTTATTACAGCAACACAAATGCTTGACTCTATGCAACGTAACCCACGTCCAACTCGTGCTGAGGCAAGTGATGTAGCAAATGCGATCTTTGACGGAACTGATGCAATCATGCTTTCCGGAGAAACTGCTGCAGGAAAGTATCCTGTTGAAGCTGTAAAAACAATGAATAATATTGCTTCAAAAGCAGAGACGGCAATTCCTTATCGTGAAATATTGACAAATCGTAGCCGTGAAATTGGCCAAACTATTACAGAAGCCATTAGCCAATCAGTTGCTCATACTGCATTAAATCTTGGTGTTACAGCAATTGTAGCTCCAACTGAGAGTGGTTACACTGCTCGTATGATTTCAAAGTATCGTCCGAAATCTCCAATCGTGGCAGTGACATTCTCTGCCGAAACAAGACGTAAACTTTCTTTAGTATGGGGTGTGCTTCCTCAAGTTGCTAGTAGTACGAAATCTACTGATGAATTATTGGAAACAGCAGTACAAGAGTCATTGCATTCTGGAGTAGTAAATACAGGTGATTTAATTGTCATAACTGCTGGAGTTCCAGTTGGTGAAACGGGTACAACGAACTTGATGAAGGTTCATGTTGTAGGCGACAGTATTGCACGAGGACAAGGTATCGGTCGAAAGTCAGCAACTGGTAAAGTTGTCGTAGTTAGAAATGTTCAAGAAGCTGAAAAGGTAACAGAGGGCAGTGTTATCGTTGCTTATGGAACTGACAGAGACATGATGGATGCAATTAAAAAGTCAGTCGCTGTTATTACAGAAGAAGGTGGTTTAACTAGCCATGCAGCGGTTGTTGGACTTAGTTTAGGTATCCCTGTTATTGTTGGAGTTACTGATGCTGTTAATAAGTTTGAAGAGGGTCAAGAAATTACTGTAGATGCAATACGCGGTGATATCTATAATGGACAAATGAATGTATTATAA
- the ytvI gene encoding sporulation integral membrane protein YtvI: MNHILWQRILRFFIVLVCLIVGGYLAFQISTVTYPFIIAIIFAYLINPIVNTLEQRLKMHRVLAVFLSLLFVFLVLGGMLTLIIIEIVSGSKYLSEVLPKHFENLVSYFEQFVTQQIIPLYNQGIGLFNNLDSEQQSTIVETINELGTNIGTQLSAFLQFIISSVPNFLSWLPNVVTVLVFSLLATFFISKDWNRLKTFLQGFLPSKVRTSGKTVFIDLQSALFGFIRAQFTLISITAVIVIVGLLILRVDHAITIGLLIGLVDLLPYLGTGLVFVPWVIYALFAGNSGLAIGLSVLYIIIVVQRQIMEPKVLSSNIGLDPLATLVALFVGFKLFGFLGLIIGPVTFVILKTLYEAGVVRDVKDFIMIKK, from the coding sequence TTGAACCATATATTGTGGCAACGTATCTTACGTTTTTTCATCGTACTCGTTTGTTTAATTGTTGGTGGTTATCTTGCATTTCAAATATCAACTGTTACATACCCATTCATTATTGCAATAATCTTTGCTTATTTGATAAATCCAATCGTAAACACACTTGAACAACGATTGAAAATGCACCGTGTGCTTGCTGTATTTCTTTCTCTATTATTTGTATTTTTAGTACTTGGTGGCATGCTTACACTGATCATCATCGAGATAGTATCAGGATCAAAATATTTGTCCGAGGTTTTGCCCAAACACTTTGAGAATCTCGTTTCATACTTCGAACAATTTGTTACTCAGCAAATTATTCCATTGTATAACCAGGGGATTGGATTATTCAATAATCTAGATTCAGAACAGCAGTCTACAATTGTAGAGACAATTAATGAATTAGGAACAAATATTGGAACACAACTAAGTGCATTCTTGCAATTCATCATAAGTAGCGTTCCAAACTTTCTTTCTTGGCTTCCTAATGTTGTGACTGTACTCGTCTTTTCACTATTAGCTACTTTCTTCATTAGTAAAGATTGGAATCGTCTTAAGACGTTCCTGCAAGGCTTTCTTCCATCAAAAGTTAGAACAAGTGGAAAGACTGTTTTCATCGACCTTCAAAGTGCTTTATTTGGATTTATCCGTGCTCAATTCACATTGATATCAATAACAGCAGTCATCGTCATCGTAGGACTATTAATCTTACGAGTCGATCATGCAATTACGATTGGATTACTTATTGGACTTGTAGACTTACTTCCATACCTGGGAACTGGACTGGTATTCGTTCCATGGGTTATATATGCCTTATTTGCTGGTAATTCAGGATTAGCAATTGGATTATCTGTTCTGTACATTATTATTGTTGTTCAAAGACAAATAATGGAGCCGAAAGTGCTTTCTTCAAACATTGGACTTGATCCATTAGCAACTCTTGTTGCATTATTTGTAGGCTTTAAACTGTTCGGATTCTTAGGCTTAATAATTGGTCCAGTCACATTTGTTATCTTGAAGACATTGTACGAAGCTGGTGTTGTACGTGATGTTAAAGACTTTATTATGATAAAAAAATAA
- the pnpS gene encoding two-component system histidine kinase PnpS, whose protein sequence is MIKFRSKVTFALATLILAVLVCLGILIGQLFKGFYITTFEERIEKESGLIIKMIDSSVTSDSSIADLMSDVSDQLDIEITVLRSDGEIIANTNVEEITENRLENISKLQRYISAKNTDFEPFYVMNDEEELFYSIVPINQGVIDGYLILSVSVELLKATNQKIWWLLIISLGLAFVIILMLGIRITRQYAKPIEDATRVANELAKGNYRARTYEDRADEMGMLSQSINILARNLQQMTKAQEMQNDRLGTLIENMGSGLILIDSKGYIILVNKFFKRIFHVKSKDFLYKLYHEALVHNEVIQVVEEVFMTESQVRKQLHLPLKIERRHFEVYGAPIIGENEEWKGIVLVFHDITELKRLEEMRKDFVANVSHELKTPMTSIRGFSETLLDGAAENEELRTYFLNIILKESDRLQNIIKDLLDLSRIEQEGFLLNLQHVDLVELLADIEVILQHKAEQRGIKLNLDLPNTTYIIDGDAHRLKQIFINLINNALSYTQEGGEVNVTIEKKKKVYTVSVSDTGIGMSKEQIPRIFERFYRIDKARSRNSGGTGLGLAIVKHLVEAHKGKIKVESELNKGTVFTVILKRTT, encoded by the coding sequence ATGATTAAATTCCGTTCAAAAGTCACCTTTGCACTTGCTACACTAATTTTGGCTGTATTAGTTTGTCTAGGTATTTTAATAGGACAATTATTTAAGGGCTTCTATATTACAACGTTTGAAGAACGCATTGAAAAAGAATCTGGGCTCATCATTAAAATGATCGACAGTAGCGTTACATCTGATAGTTCGATTGCGGATCTAATGAGTGATGTGTCAGATCAACTAGATATTGAAATAACGGTATTACGCAGTGATGGAGAAATTATTGCTAACACTAATGTTGAAGAGATAACAGAAAATCGTCTAGAAAATATTTCTAAGCTTCAACGATATATTTCTGCCAAAAATACTGATTTTGAACCTTTTTATGTGATGAATGATGAGGAAGAGTTGTTTTATTCAATCGTACCTATTAATCAAGGCGTAATAGACGGTTATTTAATTCTTTCGGTATCGGTCGAACTTTTAAAAGCTACAAATCAAAAGATATGGTGGCTACTCATTATTAGTTTAGGTCTTGCCTTTGTTATTATTCTTATGCTAGGTATACGGATTACGAGACAATATGCAAAGCCAATTGAAGATGCTACGAGGGTAGCAAATGAATTAGCTAAGGGAAATTATCGTGCACGGACATATGAGGATCGGGCTGATGAAATGGGAATGCTCAGTCAATCAATCAACATATTAGCACGGAATTTACAACAGATGACAAAAGCTCAAGAAATGCAAAATGACAGACTTGGTACGTTAATTGAAAATATGGGGAGTGGCTTAATATTAATTGACAGTAAAGGTTATATCATTCTTGTCAATAAATTTTTTAAGCGCATTTTTCATGTGAAATCAAAAGATTTTTTATATAAGCTCTATCATGAGGCACTTGTTCATAATGAAGTTATCCAAGTAGTTGAAGAAGTTTTTATGACAGAAAGCCAAGTTCGAAAACAACTACACCTTCCTTTAAAGATTGAACGTCGCCATTTTGAAGTATATGGAGCACCAATCATCGGTGAAAATGAAGAATGGAAAGGGATCGTACTCGTTTTTCATGATATTACTGAATTAAAGCGTTTAGAAGAAATGAGGAAAGACTTTGTTGCAAACGTATCTCATGAACTTAAGACACCGATGACATCTATTAGAGGTTTTTCAGAAACATTACTTGATGGTGCAGCTGAGAACGAAGAATTAAGAACTTATTTCCTTAATATAATTTTAAAAGAGAGTGATAGGTTACAAAATATTATTAAAGATTTACTTGACCTATCAAGAATTGAACAAGAAGGGTTTCTGTTGAACCTTCAGCATGTAGATCTTGTCGAACTATTAGCAGATATTGAAGTAATTCTTCAACATAAAGCTGAACAAAGAGGAATTAAACTGAACCTTGATCTACCAAATACAACATATATCATTGACGGTGATGCACATCGTTTAAAACAAATCTTCATCAATCTTATCAATAATGCATTATCTTATACGCAAGAAGGTGGAGAAGTTAATGTTACAATTGAAAAGAAAAAGAAAGTCTATACTGTGTCAGTGTCTGATACAGGAATTGGTATGAGCAAGGAACAGATTCCTCGTATTTTTGAACGCTTTTACCGTATTGATAAAGCACGTAGTCGAAATTCAGGAGGCACAGGTCTCGGACTTGCAATTGTGAAGCATTTGGTTGAAGCACACAAAGGAAAGATAAAAGTAGAAAGTGAACTGAATAAAGGAACTGTGTTTACAGTTATACTTAAACGTACGACTTAA
- the mdh gene encoding malate dehydrogenase, producing the protein MKMKRNKISVIGAGFTGATTALMAAQKELGDVVIVDIPDMENPTKGKALDMLEASPVQGFDANIIGTSDYKDTADSDLVIITAGIARKPGMSRDDLVATNAKIMKLVTKEIVKHSPDSTIIVLTNPVDAMTYTVYKESGFPKNRVIGQSGVLDTGRFRTFVAQELNLSVKDVTGFVLGGHGDDMVPLVRYSYAGGIPLEKLISKERMDEIVERTRKGGGEIVSLLGNGSAYYAPAASLVQMAEAILKDQRRVLPAIAYLEGEYGYEGIYLGVPTILGGDGIEEIIELDLLEDEQAALAKSVESVKNVMKVLE; encoded by the coding sequence ATGAAAATGAAACGTAATAAAATTTCGGTAATTGGAGCAGGTTTCACTGGGGCAACTACTGCATTAATGGCTGCACAAAAGGAATTAGGAGACGTTGTCATTGTAGATATTCCTGATATGGAAAACCCAACAAAAGGAAAAGCTTTGGATATGTTAGAAGCAAGCCCTGTACAAGGGTTTGACGCAAATATTATTGGAACATCAGATTACAAAGATACTGCTGATTCGGATTTAGTTATAATTACAGCTGGTATTGCTCGCAAACCAGGTATGAGTCGAGACGACCTAGTTGCGACTAATGCAAAAATTATGAAACTGGTAACGAAAGAGATCGTTAAACACTCTCCAGATAGTACAATTATTGTATTAACAAATCCAGTTGATGCGATGACTTATACAGTATATAAAGAATCTGGTTTTCCTAAAAATCGAGTGATTGGTCAATCTGGTGTACTTGATACCGGTCGTTTCCGTACATTCGTAGCACAGGAATTAAACCTTTCAGTGAAAGATGTAACTGGTTTTGTTTTAGGTGGACATGGTGATGATATGGTTCCGCTTGTTCGTTATTCATATGCAGGTGGTATTCCGTTAGAAAAATTAATTTCTAAAGAGCGTATGGATGAAATTGTTGAGCGTACTCGAAAAGGTGGAGGAGAAATTGTAAGTCTGCTTGGAAATGGTAGTGCTTATTATGCACCTGCAGCATCTCTTGTACAAATGGCTGAGGCAATTCTAAAGGATCAACGACGTGTTCTTCCAGCAATTGCATACCTTGAAGGTGAGTATGGATATGAGGGTATTTACTTAGGTGTTCCAACAATCCTTGGTGGCGATGGTATTGAGGAAATCATTGAGCTTGATTTGTTAGAAGATGAACAAGCAGCGCTTGCAAAATCTGTTGAATCAGTTAAAAATGTTATGAAAGTATTAGAATAG
- a CDS encoding response regulator transcription factor: protein MSKKILVVDDEQSILTLLQYNLEQAGYEVITAMDGEEALVQAKVSSPDLIVLDLMLPKLDGLEVCKELRQQKIMFPILMLTAKDDEFDKVLGLELGADDYLTKPFSPREVVARIKAILRRTSLLTSTEEKNDEEHSKIELGQLIISPEQYEAYFMGKQLELTPKEFELLAYLVKNKGRVLTRDQLLSAVWNYDFAGDTRIVDVHISHLREKIETNTKKPIYIKTIRGLGYKMEAPKVE, encoded by the coding sequence TTGAGTAAAAAGATTCTAGTTGTTGATGATGAACAATCAATCTTAACTTTGTTGCAGTATAATTTGGAGCAAGCTGGATATGAAGTTATAACTGCAATGGACGGTGAGGAAGCGTTAGTGCAAGCTAAAGTAAGCTCACCTGATCTTATTGTATTGGACTTAATGCTTCCAAAACTAGATGGGCTTGAAGTTTGCAAAGAGCTTCGTCAACAGAAAATTATGTTTCCAATCTTAATGTTGACTGCTAAAGATGATGAATTTGATAAGGTGTTAGGTCTTGAACTAGGTGCTGATGATTATTTAACAAAACCATTTAGCCCACGTGAAGTAGTTGCTAGAATTAAGGCTATATTACGTCGTACGTCATTACTTACTAGTACTGAAGAAAAAAATGATGAGGAACATAGTAAGATTGAATTAGGACAACTTATTATATCACCTGAACAGTATGAAGCATATTTTATGGGGAAACAACTAGAGTTAACACCTAAAGAGTTTGAATTACTCGCATATCTTGTGAAAAACAAGGGGCGTGTTTTAACACGTGATCAATTATTAAGTGCTGTTTGGAATTATGACTTTGCAGGTGATACTAGAATTGTAGATGTGCATATTAGTCATCTACGTGAAAAAATAGAAACGAACACTAAGAAACCAATTTATATTAAAACGATTCGAGGTTTAGGGTACAAAATGGAGGCTCCGAAAGTTGAATGA